A portion of the Deinococcus peraridilitoris DSM 19664 genome contains these proteins:
- a CDS encoding IS630 family transposase (programmed frameshift), with the protein MPSAWFPQQLTRQQLEERRLEAAKLIGQGDHTRSALAKHFSVSMTTIDTWIKRYRAEGEAALKATLATGRPAALTAEQKSQLVERLRQGPKAHGQQQDLWTTKRIADLIGVAFGVWYHHDHVRKLLHQLGWTYQKPEKRAVERDEQAIAHWVEVTYPELKKAVEQGASIVFADESGSSLKTTVVKTWAPCGQTPTVETKLNWKSLSIIAGLTNTGKVYQHTYEHSVKAMQVQEFLQHLLDHIPGNVIVFFDRPAIHRAKSVQAFVEAEPRLTVEYLPAYAPECNPIEWLWAYIKRNVLGNACIRTLGELKQRWRVGFGRIRRKNLVPPFYAASALPEW; encoded by the exons ATGCCATCGGCCTGGTTCCCTCAACAGCTCACCCGACAGCAACTCGAAGAACGCCGACTCGAAGCCGCCAAGCTCATCGGGCAAGGTGACCACACCCGCAGCGCCCTCGCCAAGCACTTCAGCGTCTCGATGACCACGATCGACACCTGGATCAAGCGCTACCGAGCTGAAGGGGAAGCTGCTTTGAAAGCCACCCTCGCCACCGGTCGTCCAGCCGCCCTGACCGCCGAGCAGAAAAGCCAACTGGTTGAACGGCTCCGACAAGGCCCCAAAGCCCACGGTCAACAGCAGGACCTGTGGACGACCAAGCGCATCGCGGATCTCATCGGCGTGGCTTTTGGGGTGTGGTACCACCACGATCATGTCCGCAAGCTGCTTCACCAGCTCGGCTGGACGTACCAGAAGCCCGAGAAGCGCGCTGTGGAACGCGATGAGCAAGCCATCGCTCACTGGGTGGAAGTGACGTATCCGGAGCTC AAAAAAGCCGTAGAGCAGGGCGCCAGCATCGTCTTTGCTGACGAGTCAGGTTCCAGCCTGAAGACGACCGTGGTGAAGACCTGGGCGCCCTGCGGACAAACCCCAACGGTGGAGACCAAGCTGAACTGGAAGAGCCTCTCGATCATCGCGGGACTCACCAATACCGGGAAGGTTTACCAACACACCTACGAACACTCCGTGAAGGCCATGCAGGTGCAGGAATTCTTGCAGCACCTGCTGGATCATATTCCTGGGAATGTGATCGTCTTCTTCGACCGGCCCGCAATTCACCGGGCGAAGAGCGTGCAGGCGTTCGTAGAAGCAGAACCAAGACTGACCGTCGAGTATCTGCCAGCGTACGCGCCAGAGTGCAATCCGATTGAGTGGTTATGGGCCTATATCAAGCGGAACGTGCTCGGCAACGCCTGCATTCGAACGCTGGGTGAGCTCAAGCAGCGATGGCGGGTAGGCTTCGGAAGGATACGGCGAAAGAACCTTGTTCCTCCGTTCTATGCGGCCTCAGCGTTACCCGAGTGGTGA